One Paenibacillus riograndensis SBR5 DNA segment encodes these proteins:
- a CDS encoding CpaF family protein: MNEEMFRLLRSDIRSGLDLTSAVGNRELTAYIEQTVLARDSLRHLTAQEKHTLVKKLFDSFRGLDVLQPLVDNPAITEIMINSHDEIFVEENGLIRRLPLAFESSSRLEDIIQSVVSGVNRVVNDSSPIVDARLKDGSRVNIVLPPVALKGPAMTIRKFPETPMTMNELIRRETVSMEAAELLQMLVAAKYNIFISGGTGSGKTTFLNALSQFIPPQERVITIEDSAELQIVTVPNLVSLETRNANTEGRGEISIRDLIRSSLRMRPNRIVVGEVRGAECLDMLQAMNTGHDGSLSTGHSNSARDMVSRLETMVLSAADLPVAVVRQQIGSAIDIFVHLSRLRDRSRRVTEICEVAGVKEGEVVLNPLYEFRETGGTDGHVQGGLIPSGNPMLHTGKLRMAGIHWKGEVL, translated from the coding sequence ATGAATGAAGAGATGTTCCGGCTGCTCCGCAGTGACATCCGTTCCGGACTGGACCTGACCTCCGCTGTCGGCAACCGTGAGCTTACCGCTTATATAGAGCAGACGGTTCTTGCGCGGGACAGCCTGCGGCATCTGACCGCTCAAGAGAAGCATACCCTGGTCAAGAAGCTGTTCGATTCATTCCGGGGGCTGGATGTGCTGCAGCCGCTGGTGGATAATCCGGCGATCACCGAGATTATGATCAACAGCCATGATGAGATTTTTGTCGAGGAGAACGGGCTGATCCGCCGCCTCCCGCTGGCCTTTGAGTCCAGCAGCCGGTTGGAGGATATTATCCAGTCGGTGGTCTCCGGTGTTAACCGGGTGGTCAACGATTCCTCGCCGATTGTGGATGCACGGCTGAAGGACGGGTCCCGGGTCAATATCGTTCTGCCGCCGGTAGCACTGAAGGGGCCGGCGATGACTATCCGCAAGTTTCCCGAAACGCCGATGACGATGAACGAGCTGATCCGCCGGGAAACTGTAAGTATGGAGGCTGCCGAGCTTCTGCAGATGTTAGTGGCGGCGAAATACAATATTTTTATCAGCGGCGGCACCGGCTCAGGCAAGACAACCTTTCTAAATGCATTGTCGCAGTTCATCCCACCGCAGGAGCGTGTGATTACGATAGAGGATTCAGCCGAGCTGCAGATCGTCACCGTACCGAATCTCGTTTCGCTGGAGACGAGAAATGCGAATACGGAAGGCCGGGGAGAGATCAGTATCCGTGATCTGATCCGTTCCTCGCTGCGGATGCGGCCGAACCGCATTGTGGTGGGCGAGGTTCGGGGAGCGGAATGCCTCGATATGCTTCAGGCGATGAATACAGGTCATGACGGCTCGCTGAGTACAGGGCACTCAAACAGTGCCCGGGATATGGTCAGCCGTCTGGAAACGATGGTACTTAGTGCTGCCGATCTGCCAGTGGCGGTTGTCCGGCAGCAGATCGGGTCTGCGATTGATATCTTCGTGCATCTGTCGCGGCTGCGTGACCGTTCCCGCCGGGTGACGGAAATCTGTGAGGTTGCCGGGGTCAAGGAGGGGGAGGTGGTGCTGAATCCGCTCTATGAATTCCGTGAAACGGGGGGGACGGACGGACATGTTCAGGGCGGTCTGATCCCCAGCGGGAACCCGATGCTGCATACCGGCAAGCTCAGGATGGCCGGAATCCACTGGAAGGGGGAAGTGCTCTGA
- a CDS encoding type II secretion system F family protein encodes MNSRPLPGSVAPKGNPGAAAQLPDYTVYVLASWHKITAMLVGGTLLWAIGYLFYHNGLLSLLLAPGGAYAPRILRDYLHRRRRAALNLQFKQMLFSLSSSLSAGRSVENAFREAVQDLLMLDPEGDSDMISELNIICARMEYGQPVEEALNDFSKRAGMEDVERFADVFSVCKRTGGDLVEIVRRTSTIIGEKLDMQQEIAVSIAQKKFEAKALLVSPLIMVTFMSLTAGDYMQPMYTGAGIAISTLALGLLFLCCLWTSKIMNIPL; translated from the coding sequence ATGAACAGCAGACCGCTCCCGGGGAGCGTTGCGCCGAAGGGGAATCCCGGTGCGGCGGCGCAACTGCCGGATTATACCGTGTACGTATTGGCTTCCTGGCACAAAATCACAGCAATGCTGGTTGGCGGAACGCTGCTCTGGGCGATTGGCTACCTATTTTACCACAATGGGCTGCTGTCCCTGCTGCTGGCTCCGGGCGGGGCTTATGCGCCGCGAATACTGCGGGATTATCTGCACCGGCGGCGGCGTGCCGCACTTAATCTGCAATTTAAGCAGATGCTGTTTTCGCTATCTTCTTCATTGTCCGCCGGCCGCTCTGTGGAGAATGCTTTTCGCGAAGCGGTGCAGGATCTGCTGATGCTTGACCCGGAGGGTGACAGCGATATGATCTCTGAGCTGAACATTATCTGTGCACGCATGGAGTATGGACAGCCGGTTGAAGAAGCGTTGAATGATTTCAGCAAACGGGCAGGCATGGAAGATGTCGAACGGTTCGCCGATGTCTTCTCCGTCTGTAAACGGACCGGGGGCGACCTGGTAGAAATCGTGCGGCGCACTTCAACCATTATCGGGGAGAAACTGGATATGCAGCAGGAGATTGCTGTCAGCATTGCCCAGAAGAAATTTGAGGCCAAGGCTTTGCTGGTTTCACCGCTCATCATGGTGACATTCATGAGTCTGACAGCGGGGGATTATATGCAGCCGATGTATACAGGTGCAGGTATTGCGATCTCTACACTGGCTCTTGGACTGCTTTTTCTATGCTGCCTGTGGACTTCCAAAATCATGAATATTCCACTGTAA
- a CDS encoding type II secretion system F family protein — protein MNWLCGAAALVLALGWVLLRLKCGSRYAVLRTLPMEGLRLRGLGEPFLWMIERWKPGRYFPSVMFRIQRSLQRTYGTRYSAERTLLFMGEMVSYSWLFLTAGSVLTVLSGETAGTVLGTFLAVMLPAALVSDLHKKVRLREQNISFELPELLNSIVLLVGAGETVQRAIIRCVDSRKGDTSHPLYKELHQMTAEWDSGYSFQQAFENFSKRCAVQEVSLFTTTVLLNYRRGGADFVLALRDLSRMLWEKRKAISRTRGEQASSKLVFPMVVIFLIVIVLVGTPAFMMLKM, from the coding sequence ATGAACTGGCTATGCGGCGCCGCCGCGCTGGTGCTGGCACTTGGCTGGGTGCTGCTCCGTCTGAAATGCGGAAGCCGTTACGCTGTACTGCGCACGCTTCCTATGGAGGGGCTGCGGCTAAGAGGGCTGGGTGAGCCATTTCTCTGGATGATTGAGAGATGGAAGCCCGGAAGATATTTTCCCTCGGTCATGTTCAGGATTCAGCGCTCACTGCAGCGTACCTACGGAACGCGTTATAGCGCAGAGCGGACATTGCTCTTTATGGGGGAAATGGTCAGCTACAGCTGGCTGTTCCTGACAGCCGGAAGTGTGCTGACGGTGTTAAGCGGGGAGACAGCCGGAACCGTGCTGGGAACATTTCTGGCGGTAATGCTTCCCGCTGCCCTGGTTAGCGATCTCCATAAGAAGGTACGGCTGCGGGAGCAGAATATCAGCTTTGAGCTGCCGGAGCTGCTGAACAGCATTGTGCTTCTCGTAGGTGCAGGAGAAACAGTGCAGCGGGCGATCATCCGCTGTGTGGACAGCCGCAAGGGGGACACATCGCACCCGCTCTATAAGGAACTGCACCAAATGACAGCTGAGTGGGACAGCGGCTATTCGTTCCAGCAGGCTTTTGAGAATTTCAGCAAACGCTGTGCGGTGCAGGAGGTCTCGCTGTTCACCACCACGGTGCTGCTTAATTACCGCAGAGGCGGAGCTGATTTTGTCCTGGCGCTGCGCGATCTCTCACGGATGCTCTGGGAGAAACGGAAGGCGATCAGCCGGACGCGCGGGGAACAGGCATCCTCGAAGCTGGTTTTTCCGATGGTAGTCATCTTTTTAATTGTCATTGTGCTGGTAGGGACGCCGGCGTTCATGATGCTCAAAATGTAG
- a CDS encoding Flp1 family type IVb pilin encodes MMSSMMAGAVQSFWKDEEGLGTLEMIMIIAVLIAVVLLFKDKIQEVVEALIETAGEKSQKVFD; translated from the coding sequence ATGATGAGTTCAATGATGGCGGGAGCTGTACAAAGCTTTTGGAAGGACGAGGAAGGACTCGGTACGCTGGAGATGATTATGATCATTGCTGTGCTGATTGCGGTCGTCCTTCTTTTCAAAGACAAGATTCAAGAGGTAGTTGAAGCTCTGATTGAGACGGCTGGTGAAAAGAGCCAGAAAGTATTCGATTGA
- a CDS encoding TadE/TadG family type IV pilus assembly protein has protein sequence MSTPRKDEGSFTIEASLLLPIIMCITMLLLFFCLYSYQKSMLLQIASATTERAAYNWDNTHKETKGAYPIGEYDPLYWRIGDDALLSSLFGIGSPDGRAAITLPAAGDGGTLPVVKLEHASGMVPANMPGEMRYAYSPAGRQISAELKRMLNLPVLDGILSDKAMPVVQARSVVAEPVEFIRTVDLMRYYGAKFKGGPDSGMDKKNAEIMLKKLH, from the coding sequence TTGAGCACGCCTCGGAAAGACGAGGGCAGTTTTACTATAGAAGCCTCTCTATTGCTGCCGATTATAATGTGCATCACGATGCTGCTGCTGTTCTTCTGCTTGTACAGCTATCAGAAGTCAATGCTGCTGCAGATCGCTTCAGCCACTACGGAGCGTGCGGCTTACAACTGGGATAACACTCACAAAGAAACGAAGGGTGCCTATCCCATTGGCGAATACGACCCGCTATATTGGCGCATTGGCGATGATGCTCTGCTCTCCTCTTTATTCGGCATCGGCTCGCCTGATGGTAGAGCAGCCATTACGCTTCCTGCCGCAGGGGATGGAGGCACATTGCCTGTGGTCAAGCTGGAGCATGCCTCGGGTATGGTCCCGGCAAATATGCCGGGTGAGATGAGATATGCCTATAGCCCAGCAGGCCGGCAAATCAGCGCAGAGCTGAAGCGGATGCTGAATTTGCCTGTGCTGGATGGGATTCTCTCCGATAAGGCCATGCCGGTAGTGCAGGCCCGGTCTGTGGTTGCTGAACCGGTTGAATTTATCCGTACCGTTGATCTTATGCGTTATTACGGCGCCAAATTCAAAGGCGGTCCAGACAGTGGGATGGATAAGAAAAACGCGGAGATCATGTTGAAGAAGCTGCACTGA